From the Xyrauchen texanus isolate HMW12.3.18 chromosome 37, RBS_HiC_50CHRs, whole genome shotgun sequence genome, one window contains:
- the LOC127631163 gene encoding uncharacterized protein LOC127631163: MKNHRTSAFLLFVTAALHCEIVDSIDSVEGKCKDEIILPCKATNQTDNYRYAIWRKKNTHGRQDTAIIKKKNGIITHYYNSTSVFLKSKEALELHNVTPSDSGLYECFLAADVGGQNQVSLIRLNISECVYVRSARTVYPTTSCPDVVEFSGQWAVLSLSLFSLAKIILCIVAVGVCDQVIFRRIRRKQAVGEAREKQRQVL, encoded by the exons ATGAAAAATCATAGGACTTCAG CATTCCTGTTGTTTGTAACTGCAGCATTACACTGTGAGATAGTGGATAGCATTGATTCTGTTGAGGGAAAATGTAAAGATGAAATCATACTTCCCTGTAAAGCTACTAACCAAACAGACAATTACCGTTATGccatttggaggaaaaagaacACACACGGAAGACAG GACACTGCTATCATCAAGAAGAAAAATGGCATTATTACACACTATTACAACTCCACTTCTGTGTTTCTGAAATCGAAAGAGGCCCTGGAGTTACATAATGTGACGCCTTCAGATTCTGGATTGTATGAGTGCTTCCTGGCGGCAGATGTTGGGGGTCAAAATCAAGTATCTTTAATTAGGTTGAATATCTCAG aatgtgtatatgtgagaaGTGCGAGGACAGTTTATCCTACCACATCCTGTCCTGATGTAGTAGAATTTTCTGGTCAATGGGCTGTGCTCAGCCTGTCTCTCTTCAGCCTGGCCAAAATTATACTTTGCATTGTAGCTGTAGGG GTGTGTGATCAAGTCATATttagaagaataagaagaaaacAAGCTGTAGGGGAAGCAAGAGAGAAACAACGTCAAGTATTATAG
- the LOC127630447 gene encoding transcription factor 15-like: MAFAMLRPLATHLVYPDLAMMSEDEDNRSESDGSSEQSYGCCPSSEKRRRMSRKSTVSGVVIVKQRNAANARERDRTQSVNTAFTALRTLIPTEPVDRKLSKIETLRLASSYISHLANVLLIGDGGEDAQPCVSAVYSAPGESGGKQPRTICTFCLSSQRKGIKDGKDCLRMRGITSLRVTRR; the protein is encoded by the exons ATGGCATTTGCGATGCTGCGTCCCCTTGCGACCCATCTAGTGTATCCGGATCTTGCCATGATGTCCGAGGATGAGGACAACCGCAGCGAGAGCGACGGCAGTTCGGAGCAAAGCTACGGCTGCTGCCCCAGTTCGGAGAAGCGGCGGAGGATGTCCCGCAAGTCCACGGTTAGCGGTGTGGTTATTGTAAAGCAACGGAACGCAGCAAACGCGCGGGAACGCGATAGGACGCAGAGCGTCAACACGGCTTTCACAGCGTTACGGACTCTTATTCCTACCGAGCCGGTGGACAGAAAGCTGTCAAAAATTGAGACTCTGCGCTTAGCGTCCAGTTAcatctcacatctggccaatgtGCTCCTGATAGGGGACGGAGGAGAGGACGCACAGCCGTGTGTGAGCGCGGTGTACAGTGCGCCGGGGGAGAGCGGAGGAAAGCAGCCGCGCACTATCTGTACTTTCTGCCTCAGCAGCCAGAGGAAAGGG ATTAAGGACGGGAAGGACTGTCTCCGCATGCGGGGAATCACTTCACTGCGCGTGACACGCCGGTAG